In Sphingomonas profundi, the sequence CCGGCCAGGATGCGGCGCTGCTCGGCAAGGTCACGCTCGGTGTCGGCGACCTGGGCCAGAGCGTCGGCCGCCTCGCGCACGGCGCGCAGCACCGCCCCGTCATAGTCTGCCACGGCCAAAGCGACGCGGGCGTCGGCGCCGGCGTAAGCGGCACGCAGACGGCCGCCGTCGAACAGCGGCAGGTGCAGCGCCGCGCCGCCGCCATAGGTGCGCGCGTCGGTGCTGAAGACGTTGCCGATGCCGATGGCGGAGAGCCCGATCAGCGCCCGCAGATCGACGTTCGGGTAGAAGTCCGCCCGCGCCGCGGTGCGGCCGGCGACGGCCGCGTCGATCCGTGCTCTCGCGGCGAGCAGATCCGGCCGGCGGCCGAGCAGATCCGCCGGCAGCGCCTGCGGCAGGGCGGCGAGGCGGTTCGCATCCAGCGTGGGCCGCCCCACCTGCGCGTAGAAATCGGCGCCCCGCCCGACGAGGGCGGCGAGCGCGTGGACGGCGAGCGTGCGCCCCGCCTCGGCCCGGATCTGCGCCTGCCGCGCCTCGGCCAGCAGCGTCTCGCCGGCGCGCGCGTCGAAATCGCTGGCGAGGCCGGTACGGATGCGGGTGTTGGCGAGCGCGAGCGAGCGGTCGCGCGAGGCGACGAGATCGCGCGCCACATCGGCCAGCGCATAGGCGCGGGCGAGATCGACGTAGGCGGAGGCGACGCCGCTGACGATCGCCAGCCGCGCGGCGGCGGCATCCAGCGCCGCCGCGTCGGCGCCGGCGCCGGCCTGGGCGATCAGCGCCTTCTGACGGCCGAACAGATCGAGCGTCCAGCCAAGCCCGGCCTGCGCGCTGGCGATCCAGCGGGTGCTGCCCGCGAACGGCGGCGGGATCGTCGATCGGCCGCTGAGCCGCTGGCGATCGAGCGAGGCATCGAGCGCGCCTTGCGGATCGTCGACCGAGTCCGTCTCGGCCAGGGTGGCGCGGGCGGCGGCCAGGCGGGCGAGGGCGGCATCGAGCGACGGCTCGTGCGCCAGCGCCGCCGCCATCAGCCGATCGAGCTGCGGATCGCCCAGCGCCGTCCACCAATCGGGCGCGACCGGCGGCAGCGGCGCGGCCGCCAGCCCAAGCTGCCCGGCGGCGATCGGCACGGGCGCGGCGGCGCGCGGCGGCAGGCCCGCGCACCCGGCGAGCGCCAGCGACGCGGCGACCGGAAGCAGCCGCCTCATGGCCGCGCCTCGCCGCTCTGCACGGCGGACAGGCGATCGATGAGGCGGCGGAGGAGCGACAGCAGCATCGCATCCTCCTCCGGCGTGAACGCCTCCATCAGCATGTCCCACAGGCCGGCGACGCGCGGCACCAGCCGGTTCGCGGCATCCCGGCCGACCGGCGTGAGCGAGAGATGGATGACGCGCCGGTCGCTGGTGCTGCGCTGGCGCGCGATCAGGCCGCGCTCCTCCAGCTGATCCAGCATGCGCGTCGTCGCGCCGCCGTCATGGCCGAGGCAGCGGGCGAGCGCGCCGCACGTGTCGACCAGGCCGTCGCGCAGCTGGATCAGCGCGACCCACTGGGTGAAGCTCAGATCCTCGTCGGAGAAGCTCTCCTCGCCGACCTGCATGGTGAGCTTGTGCGCGCGCCGCAGCAGATAGCCGAGGCTGTTCGTCGCCGTATATTGCTCCGCCCGATCGTATGTCTCGGCCATTGTTGCCACCACAAAACTTGCCTTGGCATCTAATTGGCGCTCGAACGGCGTTCGTCAAGGCAGAAGCGTGATGCTCATCGCGAATGTGCGCCGGCCGGCGGGCGGGATGATGACGATGCCGGGCTTGGCGAACAGGTCCGCGTCGAAGCCCGCCGGATCGGCGAAGCCCTGCCACGGCTCGATGCAGAGGAAGCCGGCGCCGGGCTTGGACCACAGGCCCAGCATCGGCATGTCCGGATAGTCGATCCGCAACTGCGGCCCGGCGGCGGCGCCGTAGAGCAGGCTGCGGCTGGCCGGCCGATCGAGGATGATCGCATCCTCGACGAACAGATCGTCGTCGAGGGCGAGCGTATCGCCGGCGATCGGGCTGGGCCGCAGCCGCGGATCGACGAGGCCGGCGGTGTCCAGACGGCGGATCGGCGTGGGCTCGTTCGCGCCGAAACGGATGCGGTGGTCGGCACGCGGCGCGCCATAGGGCAGCGGCCAGCGCAGGGCGGGGTGGAAGCCGAAGCTGGCCGGCATCGCCGTATCGCCGAGATTGGCGACCGTCGCCTCCAGCCGGATCGTGGCGGCGGCGATCGCGTAGCGCATGTCCAGCCGGAAGGCGAAGGGATAGGCGGCGCGCGTCTCCTCGTCCGCCTCCAGCCGGAAGGTGGCGGCGGCGGGCGCCTGTTCCAGCAGGGCGAAGCGGCGGCGGCGGGCGAAGCCGTGGCGCGGTAGCTCATAATTCTGCCCGTCCAGCCGGTAGCGACCACCCGCGAGGCCGCCGACGATCGGGAACAGCAGCGGCGACCGGCCGGACCAGACGGCCGGATCGCCATCCCACAGCAGATCGCGGCCGGCCGCGTCCCGCAGGATCCGGAGCTCCGCGCCGAGCGGGCTGATCGCCGCCGACAGGCCGTCGCCGGCGATCGCGATCTCGCCGGGCTCATTCTCGTCCGCCATGTGTTTCTCCGTCCGCGCCGCCTGTGTTGCAGTGCGGCGCGTACAACCGCCTTCCTCCGGAGGAAAGAACGTGATGCTCGCCCGACGCTTCTCCACCGCCTTCGCCGCCCGCTTCGCCCAGCGCAGCGTGGGCGTGGAGGACGATTCGATCGAACAGGCGCTGTTGACGACCGGCATCACGCTGGCGGCCACGCGCAAGCGCCGCACGGCCGGCATCGCGCTGGTGGCGGCCGCCGCCGCGCTCGGCTGGGCACGGCGCCGGCGGGAGCGCGTCAGGCGCGCCTGATCCGCCGGCGAGGGTCAGTCCCGGGCGGCGGCGGTGTCGGCCATCTTGGCGCCGCGCTCGCCCATCGGGCGGGGGCGGCCGGTGGTGCTGTCCTGCGCGGTCTGCCGCTCCACCTCGGCATTGATCGTCGCGCCGAGCAGGATCGCGTAGGCGGAGACGAACAGCCACATCAGCAGCACCACCACCGCGCCCAGCGAGCCATAGGTGGCGTTATAGTCGCCGAACTTCGCGGCGTAGAAGCCGAAGCCCAGCGTGGCCGCCAGCCACAGCACCGTGGCGAGCGCGGAGCCGAGCGACAGCCAGCGCCAGCGCGCATCCGCCCGATCGGGCGCGAAGCGGTAGGTGGCGGCGATCACCATGCTGGCGAGCGTGCCGGCGACGAGCCACGTCGCCACCTTGATCATCGCCGCCGCCGCCGGCCCGATGCCGCCGAGCAGGGTCTGCAGATAGCCGAGGATCGAGGCGGAGAGCAGGCCGACAATGCCTACCATCACGGCGGCGATGATGATCGCGAACGAGATCAGGGTGGTGATGATGATGCTGCGCCGCTCGACCTGCTCGTAGATCACGTTCAGCGCCGCCATGATCGCGCCGGATGCGCGGGTGGCGCCGTAGAGCGAGATCAGCAGCGCCAGCAGCAGGCCGAGCCCCTTCTTGGAGGCGGCCGTGGTGGTGACGCTGACGAGCTGCTCGTAGATCAGCCGCGCGGCGTCCGCCGGCACCAGATCGATGATCGTGCGCATGTGGGTAGCGACGGTGGCCGGATCGGCGATCAGGCCGTAGGTCATGATGAGGGCGCCGAACAGCGGCACGATCGAGAGGAAGCAGTAGAAGGCGACGCCGGCGGCCATCAGCCCGATATTGTCGGTGCCGGTCTTGAACCAGACGCGCTTCAATATGTCCCGCCAGGCGCGCGCCGGCATGGCGAGCGGGCTGCTCGCCTCGCGACCGTGGCCCTTCGGCTTGCCCGATGCCGCTTCCCCTGCCGCCTGCGCCATGAAACTCCCCTCTCGTCACTCGTCCTGCAAACTCTCGGGCCGGCCAAAGGCTCAATAAAGAAAGTGGCGGAGGTGATGGATCCGATCGCGGTTTCGGGCGTTTGCGGGGTGATCCGGGTGCGGTAAGACGGCCGCCGCGGGTGTTTCGGGGGTCGGTGTTGCGAAGATTGACGCGGTTCGCGCTCGCGGCCTCCCTCAGCTGGGCCGCCGTTGCCGCAACGGCGCAGCCGGGGCCGGTGGATCCGGAGTTCGACGCCGCCCTGCCGCCGCTGGAGGCCACGCAGGCGCCGCCGGCCGAGGCCACGCCCGCGCAGATCCCGCCAGTGGCGCCCGATCCGGAACTCGCCCGGCCGCTGCCGCCGATCGCCACCTTCGATGCGACCCCGCCGCCTGCGACCACGACGCAGCCCAAGGCCGATCCCGACGCGCGCATCCGCTACACCAGCAAGGTGACGGGGCTGGACGCCGTGTCCCTAGACGACGCGTTCAAGGCGCTCTCGGCGCTGCGCAAGGGCAAGGGCAAGGCGGCCAACGCCACGCAGGTGCAGGCGCGCGCGGACGAGGATGTGAAGCTGATCGAGCGGCTGCTGCGGTCCGAAGGCTATTATGACGGGCTCGCCGTCGCCACCGTGGATCCCGTCGGCGATGCGCCGGGGCAGGTGGCGGTGACGATCGCCGCCACGCCGGGCGACCGCTACGCGCTGGGCGCGATCGAGACGCGGCTGGACGACCCGAACGCACAGCCGCTGACCCGCGCCGCCCTTGGCCTGAAGACCGGCGACCCGATCGTCGCCGCCGCGATCGAGACGGCCGAGGCCAATGTGGCGCTGCGGCTGCCGGAGCAGGGCTATCCCTTCGTCGCGGTCGGCGCGCGCGACGTGCTGCTCGACGATGCGACGCATCGCGGCGACTATACGCTGCCGGTGACGGCGGGGCCGCGCTCCTCCTTCGGCGCGCTGCGCGCGGCGGGAGACCCGGTGTTCGCGGTGGACCATCTGGCGATCTTCCCGCGCTTCAAGGCGGGCGAGCTGTACGACAGCCGCAAGGTGGACGACCTGCGGCAGGCGCTGGTGGCGACCAGCCTGTTCCAGTCCGTCGCGGTGGAGCCGGTGCGGACCGGCACGATCAACCCGGACGGCACCGAGGCGGTGGACCTGCTGGTGCGGCAGGCCAAGGGGCCGTGGCGCAGCCTGGCGGCGAGCGCCGGCTATGGCACCGGCGAGGGCATCAAGCTGACCGGATCGTGGACCCACCGCAACCTGTTCCCGCCGGAGGGCGCACTGACGGTGGAGGCGGTGGCCGGCACCCAGCAGCAGAGCGTGGGCACCACCTTCCGCCGATCGAATGCCGGCAGGCGCGATCGCACCTTCCAGGCCAACGCCTCCGTCGCGCGGCAGCGGTTCGACGCCTATGATGCCGAGACGGCGAGCCTGGCCGCCAGCCTTGCCCGCACCAGCACGCCGATCTGGCAGAAGAAATGGACCTATTCGATCGGCACGGAGCTGATCGCCACGCGCGAGACGCGCAACGTGGCGAACGACACCGATCGCACGCGCAGCACCTACCTGATCGCCGCCCTGCCGCTGCAGCTGGGCTATGACGGATCGGACAGCCTGCTCGATCCCACGCGCGGCTTCCGCGTCTCCGGCCGGCTGAGCCCGGAGGCGCAGCGGCGCGGCGGCGGCGGCGGCTTCGACGGCTATGCCCGCATGCTGCTGGAGACGAGCGCCTATTTTCCCGCGACCGGATCGATCGTGCTGGCCGGCCGCGCGCGGCTGGGATCGATCGTCGGCGCCACGCGGGACAGCATCGCGCCCTCCCGCCGGCTGTACGCCGGCGGCGGCGGATCGGTGCGCGGCTTCGGCTTTCAGGAGCTTGGGCCGAAGGACGCGAACAACGATCCGCTCGGCGGCCGATCGCTGACCGAGTTCGCGGTGGAGGCGCGCTACCGCTTCGGCAATTTCGGCATCGTGCCCTTCTTCGATGCCGGACGGGTGGGCGAGGGATCGACGCCGAGCCTCTCGGGCCTGCGCTACGGTGCCGGCATCGGCGGGCGCTACTACACGAACTTCGGGCCGATGCGGGTGGACATCGCCACCCCGATCAACCGCCAGCCGGGCGAGTCGAAGGTCGCGCTCTACATCTCCATCGGGCAGGCGTTCTGATGAACCCCGCCCTTCGCACCACGCTGAAATGGGTCGGCATCGGCCTTGCCGCGATCGTCCTGATCGTGGCGGCGCTGCTGGTAGGCATCAATACCGGGCCGGGCCGCGCCTTCATGGCGCGGCAGATCGGCGGCTTCACCACCGAGAGCGGCATGGCCTTCCACGTCGACCGGATCGACGGATCGATCTACGGCCGCATGACCCTGGTGGGGCTGGAGGTGCGCGATCCCAAAGGCGCCTTCCTGACGGCGCCCGCCGTGACGGTGGACTGGCGGCCGTTCGCCTACATCAACAGCAAGGTGGACGTGCGCGAGGCGAGCGCGGCGACGATGACGCTGCTGCGCCTGCCTGAGCTGAAGCCCGTTCCCTCCGATCCGAACGCGCCGACCCTGCCGGACATCGACCTGGCGATCGGCCGGCTGGCGATCGACCGTTTCGTGGTGGAGCCGCCGGTGACGGGCAAGCGGCACATCGTGCGCCTTGCCGGATCCGCCGACATCGCCGACGGACGCGCGCGGATAAACGCCGATGCCGACGCCATCCGCGCGGCCGGCGTGGCGGGCGGCGATCGCCTCACCCTGAGGCTGGATGCGGTGCCCGATGCCAACCGGCTGCTGATCGACGCGAAGTTGGCGGCGCCGGCCGGCGGGCTGGTGGACAGCTATGCGGGCCTGGGCAAGCCGGTCTCGCTCTCGATCGACGGGCGCGGCGACTGGGCGAACTGGGCCGGGCGGGCCAGCGGCACCGTGGGCGGGCAGGTGATCGCCGATCTGGCGCTGACCGGCCGCGACGGCACCTTCGCGGCCAGGGGCGATGTGATGCCCGGCGTCATCCTCACAGGCCCGGCGGCGCGGCTGACCGAGCCGGCGATCGCCATCGACGCCACCGCGAAGCTGGCCGACCGTAAGGCCGATACCGTGCTGCACGCGCGATCGGCGGCGATGGCGGTGGATGCCGCCGGCCTGATCGATCTCGCCAATAGCCGGCTCGGCGGGTTCAGGGTGCAGGGCCAGCTGCTGCGCCCAGGCGCCATCGCCGACAATGCCGCCGGGCGCGACATCCGCTTCGCCGCCACGCTGGACGGGCCGTTCGCCACGCCGACGGTCGAGTATCGCCTGAGCGCCGCCGCCGCCAGCTTCGGCACGATGGGGATCGAAGGCGTGCAGGCGAGCGGACGGGCGGTGATCGACACCGATCGCATCCGCATACCCGTGAACGCCACCGCGCGGCGCGTGACCGGGCTGAACGCGGCGGCCGGCGGCCTGCTGACCAACATCGCGATCAACGGCAACCTCGCTTACACCGGCGGGCGGCTGATCTCCGACAATATCCGGCTGCGATCGGACCGGATCGACGCCACCGCCATCGTGATCGCGGATTTCGGCAAGGGCACCTATACCGGCGCGCTGAAGGGCCGGGTGAACGACTATCAGGTCGACGGGCTAGGCCGCATCAACCTCGTCACCGATGCGAACCTCGTCACCGGGCCGAAGGGCGGCTTCGGCATCAAGGGCCGCGTGCGGGTGACGACACGGCGGCTGGACAATGCCTCGATCCGCGACCAGCTGGGCGGCAATGCCGTCATCACCGCCGACGTGGGCTTCGACGAGGACGGGATCGCCTCCGTCAGCAACCTGCGCGTCACGGCACCGAACCTGCGGGTGACGGGCGGCAGCGGCCGCTACGCGCCGGACGGGCGGATTGCGTTCAGGGCGCAGGGGCAGTCCAAGCTCTACGGCCCGTTCAGCGTGACCGCATCCGGCACCCTGGAGCGGCCGGTGGTGAAGCTGGTCGCGCCACGGCCCTATGTGGGCGTGCAGCTGTCCAACGTGGAGGCGACCCTGACGGGATCGGCCGCCGGCTATCGCGTCGTCGCGCGGGGCGGATCGCCCTACGGGCCGTTCAACGCCGACGTGCTGATCCGATCGGGGCGCGGGCCGCTGGCCATCGACATCGCCACCGCCCGCTTCGCCGGCGTGGACTTCCGCGGCAATCTGGTGGCGACGCCGGCCGGGCCGTTCGCCGGCACGCTGACGCTCGCCGGATCGGGGCTGAACGGCACGGTGCGGCTGGCCGCCGCCGGCGCCAACCAGCGCGCCGACGTGGACGTGCGCGCGTCCGCCGCGCGCATCCCCGGCGACGTGCCGATCACCATCGGCCGCGGCGTGATCCGCGCCACGGCGATCCTGTACCCGAACGCGCCCTCGATCCAGGCGAGCGCGGCCCTGGCTGATGTGACGCAAGGGTCGTTCGTGCTGACCAGCCTGCAGGGACGGGTGAACTATCAGGGCGGGCGCGGCACGGCGGCGGTGATCGCCAAGGGGCGCAGCGGCGTGCCGTTCGACATCGCCGCGCAGGCCGCCCTCTCGCCCACCCTGATCCGCGCCAACGCGAAGGGATCGGTCAACAACCTGGCCTTCCGTCTGGCGAGCCCGGCCGAGATCCGCAAGGCCGGCGCTGAGTGGGTGCTGAGCCCGGCGACGGTGGTGCTGCCGCAGGGGCAGGTGCTGATCGCCGGCCGCTACGGCGCCACCACGCAGGCGACCGCGCGGCTGAACAATCTCGATCTCTCGATCGTGCAGGCGGCGGTGCCGGGCCTGGGCCTGGGCGGCAAGGCGAGCGGCACGGTGGAGATGCGCCTGCCGGCCGGCGGCGGCCTGCCGGTGGTGGATGCCCGGCTGAATATCGCCCGCTTCACCCGCACCGGCGCGCTCGTGGTGTCGCAGCCGGTGGACATTGCGCTGCTGGGCCGGCTGGACAACACGGCCGGCGACGTGCGGGCACTGATCCGGCGCGGCGGCGCGGTGGTGGGGCGGATGCAGGCGCGGCTGGCGCCGATCCCGGCCGGGGCGTCGATTAGCGACCGCCTGTTCGCGGCGGCGCTCTCCGGCGGGGTGCGCTACAACGGCCCGGCCGAAGTGCTGTGGACGCTCACCGGCATCGCCGGCCAGCAGGTGAGCGGGCCGGTGGCGGTGGCGGCGGACTTCAGCGGGCGGCTGGGCCAGCCGAACGTCACCGGCATCGTCCGCGCCAACGCCCTGCGCTACGAGAACGACGTCTATGGCACGACCATCGCGAACATCGCGGTGGACGGGCGCTTCACCCAGAACCGGTTCGAACTGGCGAAGTTCACCGGCAATGCCGGCACCGGCACGATCGCGGCATCCGGCTATGTCGGCCTAGACGCGGCGAGCGGCTTCCCGATGGACATCCGCGTCAACCTCCGCCGGGCGCAGCTGGCGCGCAGCGAGGCGATCGCCGCCACCGTCTCCGGCACGCTCGCAATCTCGAATAGCAAGGCGGCGGGCGCGCTGATCAAGGGCGACCTGACGATCCCCGAGGTGCGCTACGAGATCATCCGCCAGGGCGCGGCCGAGGTGGCCGAGCTGGAAGGCGTGCGCCGCAAGAACGCACCGCCGGTGAAGCCCGTCGCCGAGACGGTGCCGAGCAACTGGAAGCTCGACATCCGCGTCCGTGCCGACAACCGCATCTTCGTGAGCGGCATGGGGCTGGAGGCGGAGTGGAGCACCGACATGCGGATCGGCGGCACGGCGACGCGGCCGGTGATCGTCGGCGACCTAGACGTGCTGCGCGGCACCTACTCCTTCGCCGGCCGCCGCTTCGAGCTGGCGAACAGCAGCAAGGTGACGTTCGACGGTGGCGACTTCCTGAACCCGCAGCTGAACATCTCCGCCAGCACCACGGTGGAGAGCGTGACGGCGACGATCGCGATCGCCGGCCGCGCGCAGGCGCCGCAGATCAGCTTCACCTCGACGCCCAACCTGCCGCAGGACGAGGTGCTCTCGCGCCTGCTGTTCGGATCTTCGGTGACGTCGCTGTCACCGACGCAGGCGATCCAGCTGGCGGCCGCGCTCAACTCGCTGCGCGGATCGGGCGGCGGCGGGCTCAACCCGCTCGGCAAGCTGCGCTCGGCGACAGGGATCGACCGGCTGCGCGTGCTGGGCGCGGACAAGACGGCCGGGCGCGGTACGGCGCTGGCGGCGGGGCAGTACATCTCCAACGACATCTATGTGGAGGTGATCACCGATGCGCGCGGCTTCACCGCCACGCAGCTGGAGATATCGTTGTCGAAGGCGCTCAGCGTGCTCTCCCAGACCGGATCGTTCGGCGGATCGAGCGTGAACCTGCGATATTCGAAGGACTATTGAGGCGCGCGCGCCGGCACCTCAGGGAAGGCGCGAATCAGGGCCGGCGCCGCCTCAACATTCGACGACGTTCACCGCCAGGCCGCCGAGGCTGGTCTCCTTATATTTGGAGCGCATGTCCTCGCCGGTCTGGCGCATCGTCTCGATCACCGCGTCCAGGCTGACGATATGCTGGCCGTCGCCCTGCAGGGCCAGATAGGCGGCGTTGATCGCCTTGATCGCGCCCATCGTGTTCCGCTCGATACAGGGGATCTGGACGAGGCCGCCGATCGGATCGCAGGTGAGGCCGAGATTATGCTCCATGCCGATCTCGGCCGCATTCTCGATCTGGCGGTTGGTGGCGCCGAGTGCCGCGGCGAGCCCCGCCGCCGCCATCGAGCAGGCGACGCCCACCTCGCCCTGGCACCCCATCTCCGCCGCGGAGATGGACGCGCGCTTCTTGTAGAGGAAGCCGATCGCCGCCGCCGTCGTCAGCAGCAGGCGGCTGCCTTCGCGGGTGGGGGCGGCGGTGAACACCTCATAATATTTGAGGACCGCCGGCAGCACGCCGGCAGCACCGTTGGTAGGCGCGGTGACGACGCGGCCGCCGGCGGCATTCTCCTCGTTCACCGCCAGCGCCCAGAGGCTCACCCACTCGAACACGGTGGACGGATCGCTGCGCGGCCCGCGGGCGAGCAGGCGATCGTGCAGATCCTTGGCGCGGCGGCGCACCTTCAGGCCGCCGGGCAGCATCCCGTCCGCCGCGCAGCCGCGCGTGACGCAGGCGAGCATCGCCTCGCGCACCGCATCGAGGAAGGCGTGGGTCTCCTCGTCCGATCGCCAGGCGCGCTCGTTGGCGGCGACGATCTCGCCGATGGAGCGGCCGGTGGCGTCGCCGATCTCCAGCAGCCCGGCACCGGAGGAGAAGGGATAGGGCAGGGTGATGTTGACGCGCGCCGCCGGCTCGCCCTCGCGCCGGATCGCGCCGCCGCCGATCGAGAAATAGACCGCCTGCTCGATCCCGCCGTCCGCCGCCCAGGCGGTGAAGCGCATGGCATTGGCGTGGCCGGGCAGGAAGGTGCCGCGGCGGAACAGCAGGTCGCCCTGCTCCACGAACGGCACCGGCGTCCCGCCCGCCAGCGGCAGTGTGCCGCTCTCGCGGATCGCGGCCAGGGCGGTTGGGATCGCATCCGGATCGATCGTCTCCGGCGTCGCGCCGGAGAGGCCGAGCAGGATCGCCGAGTCGGTCGCGTGGCCGTGGCCGGTCAGCGCCAGCGAGCCGAACAGCTCGCACTGCACCCGCGCGACCGGCCCCCGCGCCACCACGCGATCGGCGAAGTCGAAGGCCGCGCGCATCGGCCCGACGGTGTGGCTGCTGGACGGGCCGACGCCGATCGTGAACAGTTCCACCACGCTTATCGCGCGGGCGATGTCGGCGCGCTCCGTGCCGGGGCGCGCATCCGCCAGGTCCGTTTCGCTGTCGCTCATCGGTCGACCTAGCAGCGGCGCCGCCGGAACCGCCAGCGCAAAGATGGGGCGGTTCAGCCGCCGGCGGTGAGCGGCGGGGTCTGCTGGTGCTGGACGACGCGCCACTCCTCATGCGCCAGCCGGCGGTAGGTGGAGGTGCAGTAGGCATGGTAGGCGCGGCCGTCGTCCGCCTCGGCCGTGGCGCTATAGGCGATCACGATCAGCCCTTCCTGCGGCCGCATGATCCGCCCGTCGGCGAAGCTGACGCGCGACCAGCGCGGGGTCTCTGCCACCGCCTCGATCGCCTCCGCGCCGCTCAGCACGTAGGGGATGGTCGGCAGCACCATCACGCAGGCATCGTCGATCGCCGCGCGATAATGGTCGGCATAGCCGGTCCACAGGCCTTCCTCGAACGCCCAAACCCGCTGGTCTTCCACGGCCGCCTCCTCTGATCAGTCGAGGCGGGAAGCGCGGCGGCGCGGCGAATGTTCCCGTCGTGCCGGGGTCGTTCCCACGCCCCCAAGGCAGCCTCAGCCATGTTGGGCAACATGCGTGTCACAATGCAGCATTACACCGGGGTCCAGCCACCAGCGGGGACACGATTCATGAACGCCACCATCGCAGCGGCGGGGCACAGCTCCCGACCGGATCTGGACAAGGGGCTCGGCGTCGCCGGGAAGATGGGTTTCCTCGCCGCGGTCGTCGCGGCGATCGCCTATGTCGCCTACAGCGTCTACTCGGACGCGACCGCGGTGGGGGTGGTCGCCACCGCCTACCTGCCGTACGTGCTGCTGTTCGTCGCCCTGCTGATCGCCCTCGGGTTCGAGTTCGTCAACGGCTTCCACGATACCGCCAACGCCGTGGCCACGGTGATCTACACCAACGCCATGCCGGCGAACGTGGCCGTCGTGTGGTCCGGCTTCTTCAACTTCCTCGGCGTGCTGCTCTCAACGGGCGCGGTGGCGTTCGGTATCGTCTCGCTGCTGCCGGTGGAGCTGATCCTGCAGGTGGGATCGGACGCCGGCTTCGCGATGGTGTTCGCGCTGCTGATCGCCGCGATCATGTGGAACCTGGCGACCTGGTCGCTGGGCATTCCCTCCTCCAGCTCGCACACGCTGATCGGATCGATCATCGGCGTGGGCGTGGCCAATGCGCTGATGCACGGCAAGAGCGGCACCTCCGGCGTGGACTGGGGCAAGGCGACCGAGATCGGCGAGGCGCTGCTGTTCTCGCCGCTGATCGGCTTCGGCCTTGCCGCCCTGC encodes:
- a CDS encoding autotransporter assembly complex protein TamA, coding for MTRFALAASLSWAAVAATAQPGPVDPEFDAALPPLEATQAPPAEATPAQIPPVAPDPELARPLPPIATFDATPPPATTTQPKADPDARIRYTSKVTGLDAVSLDDAFKALSALRKGKGKAANATQVQARADEDVKLIERLLRSEGYYDGLAVATVDPVGDAPGQVAVTIAATPGDRYALGAIETRLDDPNAQPLTRAALGLKTGDPIVAAAIETAEANVALRLPEQGYPFVAVGARDVLLDDATHRGDYTLPVTAGPRSSFGALRAAGDPVFAVDHLAIFPRFKAGELYDSRKVDDLRQALVATSLFQSVAVEPVRTGTINPDGTEAVDLLVRQAKGPWRSLAASAGYGTGEGIKLTGSWTHRNLFPPEGALTVEAVAGTQQQSVGTTFRRSNAGRRDRTFQANASVARQRFDAYDAETASLAASLARTSTPIWQKKWTYSIGTELIATRETRNVANDTDRTRSTYLIAALPLQLGYDGSDSLLDPTRGFRVSGRLSPEAQRRGGGGGFDGYARMLLETSAYFPATGSIVLAGRARLGSIVGATRDSIAPSRRLYAGGGGSVRGFGFQELGPKDANNDPLGGRSLTEFAVEARYRFGNFGIVPFFDAGRVGEGSTPSLSGLRYGAGIGGRYYTNFGPMRVDIATPINRQPGESKVALYISIGQAF
- a CDS encoding MarR family winged helix-turn-helix transcriptional regulator, which gives rise to MAETYDRAEQYTATNSLGYLLRRAHKLTMQVGEESFSDEDLSFTQWVALIQLRDGLVDTCGALARCLGHDGGATTRMLDQLEERGLIARQRSTSDRRVIHLSLTPVGRDAANRLVPRVAGLWDMLMEAFTPEEDAMLLSLLRRLIDRLSAVQSGEARP
- a CDS encoding aldose 1-epimerase family protein, with the protein product MADENEPGEIAIAGDGLSAAISPLGAELRILRDAAGRDLLWDGDPAVWSGRSPLLFPIVGGLAGGRYRLDGQNYELPRHGFARRRRFALLEQAPAAATFRLEADEETRAAYPFAFRLDMRYAIAAATIRLEATVANLGDTAMPASFGFHPALRWPLPYGAPRADHRIRFGANEPTPIRRLDTAGLVDPRLRPSPIAGDTLALDDDLFVEDAIILDRPASRSLLYGAAAGPQLRIDYPDMPMLGLWSKPGAGFLCIEPWQGFADPAGFDADLFAKPGIVIIPPAGRRTFAMSITLLP
- a CDS encoding efflux transporter outer membrane subunit, yielding MRRLLPVAASLALAGCAGLPPRAAAPVPIAAGQLGLAAAPLPPVAPDWWTALGDPQLDRLMAAALAHEPSLDAALARLAAARATLAETDSVDDPQGALDASLDRQRLSGRSTIPPPFAGSTRWIASAQAGLGWTLDLFGRQKALIAQAGAGADAAALDAAAARLAIVSGVASAYVDLARAYALADVARDLVASRDRSLALANTRIRTGLASDFDARAGETLLAEARQAQIRAEAGRTLAVHALAALVGRGADFYAQVGRPTLDANRLAALPQALPADLLGRRPDLLAARARIDAAVAGRTAARADFYPNVDLRALIGLSAIGIGNVFSTDARTYGGGAALHLPLFDGGRLRAAYAGADARVALAVADYDGAVLRAVREAADALAQVADTERDLAEQRRILAGLNATIRLDRTRVRTGLGSQLDVLETGTRVLSARQAEAGLVADAALRRVQLLIAVGGGFTPAAASPAVESSR
- a CDS encoding YihY/virulence factor BrkB family protein, coding for MAQAAGEAASGKPKGHGREASSPLAMPARAWRDILKRVWFKTGTDNIGLMAAGVAFYCFLSIVPLFGALIMTYGLIADPATVATHMRTIIDLVPADAARLIYEQLVSVTTTAASKKGLGLLLALLISLYGATRASGAIMAALNVIYEQVERRSIIITTLISFAIIIAAVMVGIVGLLSASILGYLQTLLGGIGPAAAAMIKVATWLVAGTLASMVIAATYRFAPDRADARWRWLSLGSALATVLWLAATLGFGFYAAKFGDYNATYGSLGAVVVLLMWLFVSAYAILLGATINAEVERQTAQDSTTGRPRPMGERGAKMADTAAARD